The nucleotide sequence AAAAGTTAAAACTAAACTATGCTGAAAACGACCTATTGAAATGATTTTCATATTCCAATACGGGCAATTATCTATGGGAGTATTTAAACACTGATCTACAAGGTAGTCACGCTCATCTCTATTACTCACTGAGAAGCTCTCGAGAGGCACATCTTCAAGTTCACCCTGTATAAAATAAAGTTTCTCTCCTTTACTGAGTAGGTCGTAACTTAAAATGGCTTGAGATTGTATAAGTTGAACTAAAGAATCATGTAATTGTCTTTCATCTAAAGCTCCACTTAGCTCAGCAATCACTATAAAATTATTCGAATCAAGCTCCCCCACTCTGTGCCACGAGTGCTCCGTAGGACTTAATTGTCTTAGCATATAACTTACCCATTTATCTTTTCGTTAAAATAATACAACTTAATGCTTTCTTAATATATCCTTAATGTTTATGTATTTATAGATATATTCGTAAAAAAAACTAGATTCTCGTAAGTTTTATAGATATAAAACACTCACACCTGATAATTGTTACAATTTATTTTAAATTATAAGTAAATAAAAAAAAAGCTCTCTTCAGATGAAGAGAGCTCTTTTAAGAAACTTAAAAAAAACTATGAATGAATTTCTTGTAAACTCAAGACTCCAAAAGACTGACCTGAACCCAAGTGCTTAAGGCCAGATACCGCTGCCGCAAGTGCCGGGATAGTTGTCGTCATTGGAATGTTATTCATAATTGCAGCCGCTCGCATGGCGACTTCATCCTTGCGTGGCTGTGAACCCGTAGGAGTATTAATAATCCACTTAATCGAACCATCTTTAATCAAATTCAAGGTATTAGGCTGACCTTCACTTATTTTAAAAAGAGCGTTTACTTTTACGCCATTCTCACATAGGAAAGTCGCGGTACCCTTTGTTGCATAGAGCTCGAAGCCTAATTCTGCTAAGTCTTTTGCATGAGGTAAAATCTTATCTTTATCACGGTCCATTACAGTAATCATAACTGCGCCACCCTCAGGGATTTTATTCCCCGCCATAACCTGAGCTTTCAAGAAAGCTAAACCAGAGTTACCAGATATACCCATAACTTCACCAGTAGATTTCATTTCTGGGGAAAGTATCACATCGTGACCAGGGAATCTAACAAATGGGAAAACAGCTTCTTTCACTGACCAATATTTAACTTCAACTTCTTCAGTAAAACCAAGTTCTTTCAGCGTTTGACCCGCCATAACTAATGACGCGTACTTAGCCATTGGAACTCCAATCGCTTTCGATACATAAGGAATGGTACGTGATGCACGTGGATTCACTTCAATGATATAAACTTCTCCTTCTTGAACTGCGTACTGAATATTCATTAATCCACGTACTTTCAGTGCTTTCGCCAAGTTATAGGTATGCTTGCGAATCACATCCTTTATATCATCACTCAAAGTCATTGATGGAATGCATGTTGCCGAATCACCTGAGTGAACTCCTGCAGGCTCAACGTGTTCCATGATCGCGCCAATAACCGAAGTTTCGCCATCAGAAATACAATCTACATCAACTTCTACTGCGTCATCAAGAAATTTATCTACGAGAATGGGTCTATCATCAGAAACATCTACGGCCGTTTCCATATATTTACTGAGCTCAGCTTCATCATAGACAATTGCCATAGCTCTACCACCGAGAACAAAAGAAGGACGAACCAACACTGGGTATTCAATTCTCTCTGCAATGATAAGGGCCTCTTCAACGTTCACGGCCATACCATTTTCTGGCTGCTTGATATCTAACTCAGTCACTAATTTCTGGAAGAAATCACGATCTTCAGCTTGTTCAATACTTTCTGGACTCGTACCAATAACATTAACGCCATTCTCTTTGAGCTTCGCAGCTAAATTCAATGGTGTTTGACCACCAAACTGAACAATTGCTCCATCACAGTCTTCGGCTTCATAAATCGCCAAGACATCTTCTAGAGTTAATGGCTCAAAGTAAAGCTTATCAGATGTATCGTAATCAGTCGACACTGTTTCCGGATTGGAGTTAACCATAATTGTTTCAAAGCCAGCTTCACGTAAGGCAAAAGAGGCATGCACACAACAGTAATCAAATTCAATACCTTGACCAATTCGATTGGGTCCACCACCAATAATCATAATCGTCTTTTTATCATTCGTTGGACGAACTTCATTAAGCTCTGAATACGTTGAATAATAATAAGGTGTCACTGCAGAGAATTCTGCGGCACAAGTATCCACTAAGTTGAACGAAGGAGTGAGACCAATCTTTTTGCGAGCAGCGCGAACTTTGTCTGCATCACTAGATAAAAGGTAAGCAATCTGTGGATCGGAATAACCAAACTCTTTGGCTTGTCGGAAAAGCGCTGCGTCTGCAGTTAAACCTTCTAGATCGCCAGCAGATTGAATTTCGCCTTCATAAGCCACTAATTCTTCTAGGTGACGAAGGAACCAAGGATCAATTTTACAGATATCAAAAACTCTCTCAACTGACCAACCACGCTTAAAAGCGGCTCTCAGTGCAAATGTTCGTTGTGAGTTTGGATCGGCAAGAAGCCTAGTAATTTCTTTATCGTCTGCATTTTCGAAAGGCGCATCTTTACCATCAGCACCAAAACCGAAGCGACCAATCTCCATTCCACGTAGAGCTTTTTGGAATGACTGTTTAAATGTTTTACCAATAGCCATAACTTCACCAACAGATTTCATCTGTGTATTAAGTGAATCTTCTGCACCGGCAAATTTCTCGAAAGTGAAACGTGGAATCTTTGTTACGACATAATCAATTGATGGCTCAAAACAAGCAGGAGTTGATTGCGTAATATCGTTTTGAAGTTCATCCAGTGTATAACCTACTGCTAACTTAGCTGCAATTTTCGCAATGGGGAAGCCTGTCGCTTTAGAGGCGAGAGCTGATGAACGTGATACACGTGGGTTCATTTCGATAATAACCATACGCCCAGTCTCAGGACAAACTGCCCACTGAACATTTGATCCTCCCGTTTCAACACCAACTTCACGTAAAACCGCAATAGATTTATCACGCATGATTTGATATTCACGATCACTCAAAGTTTGAATCGGTGCAACCGTAATTGAATCACCTGTGTGTACGCCTACTGGATCAAAATTTTCAATTGAACAGACAATGATAGCATTATCATTTTTATCGCGAATCACTTCAAGTTCATACTCTTTCCAGCCCAATATCGATTCGTCAATCAAAACTTCATGAGTTGGGCTATAATCCATTCCAGTACCACAAATACGATCGAAATCTTCGTCATTATAAGCTATTCCGCCACCTGATCCACCCATAGTAAAACTTGGACGAATAATGAGCGGGTAATCACCAAGCCATTCACGAACCTTATAACAACCTTCCATATCGGTAGCAGTCGCACAGCGGGGCATATCAAGACCAATATTTTCCATCGCAATACGGAAACGGTCACGGTTTTCGGCTTTATCAATGACATCTGGCGTAGCACCAAGCATCTGAACATTATATTTTGCTAAAATTCCTGCTGCATCTAAATTGATAGCTGCATTTAAAGCCGTTTGTCCACCAAGAGTTGGTAGAATCGCATCTGGGCGCTCACGGTCAATAATCTTTTCAAGGAATTCATTTGTAAGGGGCTCAATATATGTGCGATCAGAAAACTCTGGATCCGTCATAATTGTTGCAGGATTACTATTTACGAGTACGACTTCGTACCCTTCTTCTCTTAAGGCTTTGCAAGCCTGGGTTCCGGAGTAATCAAATTCACAGGCTTGACCAATAACAATGGGGCCTGATCCGAGGAGTAAAATTCTTTTTATGTCATCGCGTTTGGGCATCTAGGACTCTCTTAAAATCTAAAATTAAGGCTTTATCTATATCGAAGCAAATAGAAACTAAGGATCCATTTTTGCAAGGTAAATAATATTTTTTCAAAAGGCTTTTTTTATCACTGCTAAAGCTCTGTAAAAAGAATTGTTTAAGAAAAATACCTCAGTTTTAAATTCAGCTTGGATTCTTAGCTAAAATCATTTATCCTGCGAGTAAAAAAATTGTACATGGGTATATTCAGCGGATCAATTAAGGAGATCGTCAAACAATATGAAAGTTTTTATCAAAGGCATGCTAATGGGCACCGCAGATGTGGTCCCAGGAATTAGCGGAGGCACACTAGCTTTAATTGTCGGCATATACGAAAGACTCATCAATGCACTCAAAAATTTATCTCCACAAATTATATATAAATTACTCCGCTCACTATTTTTCTGTATCCAGAAACAAGGACGCGAAAATTTTGTCCAAGAGTTCAAAAAAATTGACGGTCAATTCTTAACACAACTCGGATTTGGCGTACTTTCTGCGATTATCATTGGCAGTAGTTTTATCCCTCAACTCATCATTCATCATACTGCACTTACTTTTTCCTGCTTTCTCGGACTTATCGTTCCTTCCATCTTCCTCCCCTGGAGCATGATTAAAAAAAACCGTCTCTCTAACTACATTTTTTTCTTTATCGGCTTAGCCATCACAATAGGCAGTACTATGGCCGTCAAAGGCTCCGTATCTGGATCAAGCGAATTGATTAGCTTTGCCAATGCCACATGGATTTGTTTTACATCTGCTTTTATTGCCATCTGTGCCATGATCCTCCCTGGAATTAGTGGTTCTTTTATCCTCATGCTTCTTGGTCAATACATTTTTATTCTAGGCCTAATCGTTCGCTTAAAACAGAGTGTCACGGGGAAAGTATCCGCGGAAAAAGCAGACGCATTGAGTTTAGTTCAGCATTTCTCTACTATCGAAACTATTATATTACTCTCAATTTTTGGCCTAGGCTGCCTCATTGGGCTCGGAGTGATGAGTCGAGTTATCCACAAAGCTTTAGAAAAATTCCATGATCATACAATGGCCCTACTCACCGGCATGATTGCCAGTGCACTCTACGTCTTATGGCCTTTTAAAATAGACATGCTCAATGCTGACGGCTCAATTCTTGCTAATAAGGGGATATGGATTCCAAGGGCCTATAACACCCTACCCGATTTCTCTTCCGATAGCTTTGTTCAATCCACCATTCTTTTTGCTATCAGCTTGAGCCTCTCTTACCTTCTTATTCGCAAGGGAAACAAGGCAAATAAAAAGGCCGCCTAAAGGCGACCTTTTATAAAGCATGCTTAGTTCTTTATATTAGAACCAATCAACATCTCTTACAGCACCCTTATCAGCAGAAGTTGCCATCGCACCATAAGCTTTCAACGCTTTTGATACCGTGCGCTTTCTACTTATAGGTCGCCAAGGCTTATCCGAGGCTTCCATCTTTTTACGACGAGCCGCTAAATCTTCATCAGAAATATCAATCGCTATTATCCGGTTTGGAATATCAATATTGATCGTATCACCCTCTTCTATCAGTGCAATAGCACCGCCGGAAGCTGCTTCAGGCGAGACGTGACCAATAGATAAACCCGAAGTACCGCCAGAGAAACGTCCATCAGTAAGTAGTGCACAAGCTGCACCTAAGCCACGTGACTTGAGGTAAGTTGTTGGGTAAAGCATTTCCTGCATACCAGGTCCGCCTTTAGGACCTTCATAACGAATCACAACGACGTCGCCAGCTACAATTTTATCAGCAAGAATGGCTGCCACTGCAGTATCTTGACTCTCGAAAACACGAGCTGGACCTGAGAATTTAAGAATAGATTCATCCACACCCGCAGTCTTAACAACACAGCCATCAAGCGCCACATTACCATAGAGTACGCCTAAGCCACCATCTAGCGAGTAAGCATTGTCGATACTTCGAATACAGCCATTTTCACGATCGGTATCGAGTGTATCGTAGCGAGTACTCTGACTGAAAGCCGTTTGCGTCGGAATTCCAGCTGGACCCGCTCTGAAAAATTCTTTAACCGCTTCATCTTTAGTTGTGAGGACATCGTATTCATCAATTGCTTGACCAAGCGTCGGCGTATGCACTGTACTCGTTTCAGTATTGAGCAAACCTGCACGCTTGAGTTCCCCCATGAGAGCATAAATACCACCCGCACGGTGAACGTCTTCCATGTGATAAGTCTGAATTGCCGGAGCTACTTTACAAAGGTTAGGAACTTTACGTGAGAGTTCATCAATATCCTTCATAGTGAAATTCACACCAGCTTCTTGAGCCGCTGCAATAATATGTAATACCGTATTTGTTGAACCGCCCATAGCGATATCAAGCGTCATCGCATTCTGAAATGCTTCGAAAGTAGCAATTGAGCGTGGGAGAACTGAATCGTCGAAATCTTCGTAGTAACGTTTAGAAATATCTACGATGATACGCCCTGCTTTCAAGAAAAGCTGTTTACGATCGGAGTGAGTCGCCAAAGTTGAACCATTGCCCGGCAATGATAAACCGAGGGCTTCAGTTAAGCAGTTCATTGAGTTCGCAGTGAACATACCTGAGCAAGAACCACAAGTCGGACAGGCCGTACGTTCATAGCTAGTCGCATCTTCATCACTTACATCGCGATCAGCACCTGCAATCATCGCATCGACCAAGTCAGTCGCATGAGTCGTACCATCAGCAAGCTTAGTCTTACCAGCTTCCATTGGACCACCTGAAACAAATACTGCAGGAACATTCAATCTCATTGCGGCCATTAACATACCAGGAGTAATCTTGTCGCAATTAGAGATACAAACAATGGCATCTGCTTTATGACCATTCACCATATACTCAACTGAGTCAGCAATAATCTCACGCGAAGGTAGACTATAGAGCATACCATCATGCCCCATCGCAATCCCATCATCAATGGCGATCGTATTAAATTCTTTTGCTACACCACCGTGTTTTTCAATTTCTCTTGCAACCAACTGGCCCATGTCTTTTAAATGAACATGACCTGGAACAAACTGAGTAAATGAATTCACTACAGCAATAATTGGCTTACCAAAATCTTCATCTGTCATGCCTGTTGCGCGCCAAAGTGCACGTGCCCCAGCCATATTGCGACCCTCAGTGGTCGCTTTTGAGCGATAATTACCCATGTCTAAATACCTTATATATATAATACACTTTTTAAGTCTCCTATTTTATCTCGCCTTATTACATACTCAATTCAAGTAGCCATCTTTTTACAAACTAAAAGTCTCAACAAGGCTAATAGCTTCAATAATGATGCCAAAAACTAAGTAAGCCAAAAAGCTACTTATTTTGTTACTTATATAATTAGATTACATTTTTGTAATTAATTGTTTTATATATTCTATTTTATGTTGTTTTTGTTAAGTAATGACTTTTTCCAGCTAAAAAGAACTTGGAAAAGTTTTTCCCCTTGCTACACTTAAGACATAAATCGAAATAATAATAAAGTTATTTACATAAACGTAATAACGGAAAACGCAGGTAAGAAAAATGAAAGAACAAATTGTTGTTATTGGAAATGGCATGGTCGGTTACAAATTCTGTGAACGACTCCTCGAGAAAGATACACAGAACAAATTCCAAATCACAAGTTTCTGTGAAGAACCACGTCCGGCTTACGATAGAGTTCACCTCTCGTCATACTTTGATGGAAAAACTGCTGACGATCTCTTAATGGCAAAAATCGAATGGTATGAAGATAACGGCATCACTCTCCACCTTGGCGACAAAGCCACAATCATTGACCGCAAAGCTAAACTCGTTACTTCTTCAAAAGGAATCACTATTCCTTACGACAAACTCATTCTCGCTACTGGCTCAGATGCTTTCGTCCCTCCAGTACCTGGAATTGATAAAGAAGGTGTCTTTGTCTATAGAACCATCGAAGACTTAGATAAAATGCTCGCATACTCAAAAAATGTTGATCACTGTGTGGTAATCGGCGGCGGCCTACTAGGTCTCGAAGCAGCGAAGGCGGCTCAAGACATGGGACTCACTACTGAAGTCGTAGAGTTTGCTCCACGACTCATGCCTAGACAAGTCGATGATGAAGGTGGCGAAATGCTCAAAAATCTTATCGAAGATATCGGCATCAAAGTCAACCTTAACAAAGCGACTTCAAACATTGCTGGCGAAGGCAAAGTTACAGGCATGGAATTTGCCGACGACACCAGCCTTACAACTGACATGATTATCGTTTCTGCAGGCATTAGACCTCGCGATGAAATCGCTCGTGAAGCTGGTTTAACTTTAGGTCCACGCGGCGGCATTCTTGTCAATGACAACTTAAAAACATCCGATGAAAATATCTACGCCATTGGTGAATGCGCACTCTATAATAATATGATTTACGGTTTAGTGGCTCCTGGCTACACAATGGCTGATGCTGTTGCCGAACAACTTGTTGGTCGCGACGCAGAATTCAAAGGCGCTGATATGTCCACTAAACTCAAACTCCTTGGTACTGACGTAGCAAGCTTTGGCGATATCGAACCTAAAGATAGTAGTGTTAAACACCTGAGATTTAATAATCCGCATTCAGGCGTTTACAAAAAAATCGTCGTTTCAGCTGATGGTGAAAAACTTCTTGGTGGCGTACTTGTAGGTGATGCCGATGAATATGGCACACTTTTACAAATCTATCAAAACGGCATGAAACTTCCAGAAGATCCCATGACTCTAATCTTACCTGCAAATGATGACGCCCAAAGTGGCATTGGTATTGGCGACCTCCCTGATACTGCTCAAATTTGTTCTTGTGAAAATGTCACAAAAGGTGATATTTGCAGTGCTATCGAAAATGGTGCTTGCAGTATTGGTGATCTCAAATCTTGCACAAAAGCAGGTACTGGATGCGGTGGATGTATGCCCCTACTTACAGACCTCTACAAACATCAAATGGCTGAATCTGGTGTTGAAGTCTCTAATGCTCTTTGTGAACACTTTGATATGTCTCGCTCTGAAATGTACGACCTCGTTCGCAAAACAGGCATTGATAACTTTGCAACACTCTTAG is from Lentisphaera profundi and encodes:
- the carB gene encoding carbamoyl-phosphate synthase large subunit codes for the protein MPKRDDIKRILLLGSGPIVIGQACEFDYSGTQACKALREEGYEVVLVNSNPATIMTDPEFSDRTYIEPLTNEFLEKIIDRERPDAILPTLGGQTALNAAINLDAAGILAKYNVQMLGATPDVIDKAENRDRFRIAMENIGLDMPRCATATDMEGCYKVREWLGDYPLIIRPSFTMGGSGGGIAYNDEDFDRICGTGMDYSPTHEVLIDESILGWKEYELEVIRDKNDNAIIVCSIENFDPVGVHTGDSITVAPIQTLSDREYQIMRDKSIAVLREVGVETGGSNVQWAVCPETGRMVIIEMNPRVSRSSALASKATGFPIAKIAAKLAVGYTLDELQNDITQSTPACFEPSIDYVVTKIPRFTFEKFAGAEDSLNTQMKSVGEVMAIGKTFKQSFQKALRGMEIGRFGFGADGKDAPFENADDKEITRLLADPNSQRTFALRAAFKRGWSVERVFDICKIDPWFLRHLEELVAYEGEIQSAGDLEGLTADAALFRQAKEFGYSDPQIAYLLSSDADKVRAARKKIGLTPSFNLVDTCAAEFSAVTPYYYSTYSELNEVRPTNDKKTIMIIGGGPNRIGQGIEFDYCCVHASFALREAGFETIMVNSNPETVSTDYDTSDKLYFEPLTLEDVLAIYEAEDCDGAIVQFGGQTPLNLAAKLKENGVNVIGTSPESIEQAEDRDFFQKLVTELDIKQPENGMAVNVEEALIIAERIEYPVLVRPSFVLGGRAMAIVYDEAELSKYMETAVDVSDDRPILVDKFLDDAVEVDVDCISDGETSVIGAIMEHVEPAGVHSGDSATCIPSMTLSDDIKDVIRKHTYNLAKALKVRGLMNIQYAVQEGEVYIIEVNPRASRTIPYVSKAIGVPMAKYASLVMAGQTLKELGFTEEVEVKYWSVKEAVFPFVRFPGHDVILSPEMKSTGEVMGISGNSGLAFLKAQVMAGNKIPEGGAVMITVMDRDKDKILPHAKDLAELGFELYATKGTATFLCENGVKVNALFKISEGQPNTLNLIKDGSIKWIINTPTGSQPRKDEVAMRAAAIMNNIPMTTTIPALAAAVSGLKHLGSGQSFGVLSLQEIHS
- a CDS encoding DUF368 domain-containing protein; this translates as MKVFIKGMLMGTADVVPGISGGTLALIVGIYERLINALKNLSPQIIYKLLRSLFFCIQKQGRENFVQEFKKIDGQFLTQLGFGVLSAIIIGSSFIPQLIIHHTALTFSCFLGLIVPSIFLPWSMIKKNRLSNYIFFFIGLAITIGSTMAVKGSVSGSSELISFANATWICFTSAFIAICAMILPGISGSFILMLLGQYIFILGLIVRLKQSVTGKVSAEKADALSLVQHFSTIETIILLSIFGLGCLIGLGVMSRVIHKALEKFHDHTMALLTGMIASALYVLWPFKIDMLNADGSILANKGIWIPRAYNTLPDFSSDSFVQSTILFAISLSLSYLLIRKGNKANKKAA
- the ilvD gene encoding dihydroxy-acid dehydratase, yielding MGNYRSKATTEGRNMAGARALWRATGMTDEDFGKPIIAVVNSFTQFVPGHVHLKDMGQLVAREIEKHGGVAKEFNTIAIDDGIAMGHDGMLYSLPSREIIADSVEYMVNGHKADAIVCISNCDKITPGMLMAAMRLNVPAVFVSGGPMEAGKTKLADGTTHATDLVDAMIAGADRDVSDEDATSYERTACPTCGSCSGMFTANSMNCLTEALGLSLPGNGSTLATHSDRKQLFLKAGRIIVDISKRYYEDFDDSVLPRSIATFEAFQNAMTLDIAMGGSTNTVLHIIAAAQEAGVNFTMKDIDELSRKVPNLCKVAPAIQTYHMEDVHRAGGIYALMGELKRAGLLNTETSTVHTPTLGQAIDEYDVLTTKDEAVKEFFRAGPAGIPTQTAFSQSTRYDTLDTDRENGCIRSIDNAYSLDGGLGVLYGNVALDGCVVKTAGVDESILKFSGPARVFESQDTAVAAILADKIVAGDVVVIRYEGPKGGPGMQEMLYPTTYLKSRGLGAACALLTDGRFSGGTSGLSIGHVSPEAASGGAIALIEEGDTINIDIPNRIIAIDISDEDLAARRKKMEASDKPWRPISRKRTVSKALKAYGAMATSADKGAVRDVDWF
- the nirB gene encoding nitrite reductase large subunit NirB — protein: MKEQIVVIGNGMVGYKFCERLLEKDTQNKFQITSFCEEPRPAYDRVHLSSYFDGKTADDLLMAKIEWYEDNGITLHLGDKATIIDRKAKLVTSSKGITIPYDKLILATGSDAFVPPVPGIDKEGVFVYRTIEDLDKMLAYSKNVDHCVVIGGGLLGLEAAKAAQDMGLTTEVVEFAPRLMPRQVDDEGGEMLKNLIEDIGIKVNLNKATSNIAGEGKVTGMEFADDTSLTTDMIIVSAGIRPRDEIAREAGLTLGPRGGILVNDNLKTSDENIYAIGECALYNNMIYGLVAPGYTMADAVAEQLVGRDAEFKGADMSTKLKLLGTDVASFGDIEPKDSSVKHLRFNNPHSGVYKKIVVSADGEKLLGGVLVGDADEYGTLLQIYQNGMKLPEDPMTLILPANDDAQSGIGIGDLPDTAQICSCENVTKGDICSAIENGACSIGDLKSCTKAGTGCGGCMPLLTDLYKHQMAESGVEVSNALCEHFDMSRSEMYDLVRKTGIDNFATLLAKHGKGLGCEVCKPTAGSIFSTVFNRPILEHAPLQDTNDIYLANIQKDGTYSVIPRIPGGEITPDKLIVIGQVAKDFNLYTKITGGQRVDLLGARLNDLPKIWQILVDAGFESGHAYGKSLRTVKSCVGESWCRYGVGDSTALAILIEERYRGLRSPHKLKSAVSGCTRECAEAQSKDFGIIATEKGWNLYVCGNGGMKPRHADLLASDLDQETLIKYIDRFLMYYIKTAERLERTSTWMTKLDGGLEFLKDIVINDSLGINEELEAQMQHVVNTYECEWKNAINDPEKIKRFTHFNNSQAQDETVQFVLERDQIRPANEEEKLSVTI